From Staphylococcus sp. IVB6214:
AAAAGTGATGATTACTGTTTGATCATGCAGCAATCATCACTTAAATACGTATGGAAGGCTGAACTTATCGGTTATCAATCGTCTCTGGATAGAGATCGTGATTCATCATACGATATTCAGCCATTTGTTCATATTTACTATTTGGGCGCCCATAATTTGTATATGGATCGATTGAAATACCACCACGTGGTGTGAACTTACCCCATACTTCAATATAGTGCGGGTCCATTAAGTCGATGAGATCATTCATAATGATATTCATACAATCTTCATGAAAGTCTCCATGATTACGGAAACTGAACAAGTAAAGTTTCAGTGACTTTGATTCAACCATTTTAACATTTGGGATGTATGAAATATAGATTGTCGCAAAATCAGGTTGTCCAGTAATCGGGCAAAGTGATGTAAATTCTGGGCAATTAAATTTGACAAAGTAATCTCGCCCTTGATGTTTATTATCGAATGACTCGAGTACATCCGGGCGATAGTCAAAGTTGTAAGTGTTGTTTTGGTTACCGAGTAATGTAATATCTTGTAAGTCTTCTTTTGAACGTCCTTCAGACATCACAAGACCTCCTTTATCATTTAAGTTTTTGATTGTGACTGACGTCGATGAGGTGACGTTGAACGTCGTGCGACTTCAAACATATAATAGCTTGCAGTTAGGATGATGACATAACCAATCACCGCATAGAAGTCTGGTGACTCACCGAAAAGGATAAAGCCGATAAGTGCAGTAAATAAAATTGACGCATAAGTGAAAATAGAAATATCTTTGGCAGGTGCATAACTATAAGCAACTGTCACACCAATTTGCCCCACAGCAGCTGACAACCCAGCAAAGACTAAATAAGTGATTTGCATACCTGTCATAGGTTCATAAGTGAACAAGACGAATGGTAAAAGGGCGACAACAGAAAAAAACGAGAAATAAAACACTATTGTATAGGGTGCTTCTCGTGTGCTAAGGGCACGCACTGCAGTATAGGCGGCAGCTGCAAAGATACCGGATAACAGTCCAATGACAGCAGGTATTACGTCAGACGAAAGTTCAGGTTGAACGACAAAGAACATCCCGATAATAGCGACAATCATAGCAATGAATTGATAGCGTTCAATATGTTCTTTTAAGATGACTAAACTGAGTAAAATCGTCCAAAAAGGATTGAGCTTCATTAAGATGTCTGCATCGCTTAGTACCATATGATCGATGGCATAGATATTGAGCAAAACACCTGTTAAGCCAAGCATTGATCGCGTGATTAACAGTGGTTGGCTACTTAATTGACCAAAAAAAGGTTGTTTATATTTTAAGATGAAAAACAAGGGGATAAACATCGCTACAAAATTTCGTGCTAATGATTTCTGAAATACAGGTAAGTCGCCAGCAAGACGAAAAAAAACTGCCATAAAGCTAAAACCAATCGCAGAAATTAAGATTGCGATGATGCCTTTCATTTTTGCATTCATGCAATCGCCTCTACATTAACTTAATTTTCAACGTTACTATCGTAGCACAAAAGGAAGGGTTGTGCTACATTTCAAATTTTTGCTTTTGAGATTGAAATGATGATACATTAGGTTCGTTGATTTTAAATGATAAATAAACGATAATAGAACGTACGTTCTGTATAAATTCTTTCAAATTCCAATTCAAAAAATGTGGAGAGATGTTCAAAGAATTTTTAAAAAGTCCTACATGTTGATACCATCGCTTTTTGATGCATAGTGCTGGTATGGTGATGTAAAAGTTCATCATTTTTTTCTTCACTTTATAGTACGAGTTAGGTATAATGAAGCACAGAATGTTGTATTCAAATAATACAACGCACACTACATATTGTGTTTTGTATTATTTGAATACACTGTATTATATTTTATTGCTTCGTAACGAATAAGATATAATGCGTGAATCAAATTCAAAAATTGAAAGTGTTCTAAGTACTTTGTGATTTTTAGTTTTATCATGAATTCTTATGTACAAATTCTTTTTTTATAGACAGGGAATGTATGTTCGTTATCAAGGCATAATGAAATACATATCATGCTTTCTATTGATAGGGATTAAGACATTATAATATGTACGCTTAGAAATCGATAAACGCTAATCCAACCTTGGGAAGCGTGTGTGAAAGGTGGTCGTTTCATGAAAGTGGTATATTATTCTTTTACTGGCAATGTTAGACGATTTCTCAAACGCACAGAATTAAATAATTTATATGAGATTACAGAAAAAAATGCCTCTGAACTAGTTTCAGAGCCATTTATTTTAGTTACAGGCACAATTGGATTTGGTGAAGTGCCAGCACCTGTAATGCAATTTTTGGCGGAAAACCATCACCTGTTGAAAGGTGTTGCAGCAAGTGGTAACCGTAATTGGGGCAATAATTTTGCGAAAGCAGGGGTCACAATTTCAGAAACGTATCAAGTGCCGTTACTTATGAAGTTTGAATTACACGGAACTTTGAAGGATACGCTAGAATTTAAAGAGAAGGTGGTTAATTTTGATGAAAGCTATGGAAGAGAAGCAGTACAATCATATTGAGTTAAACAATGAAGTGACGAAAAGAAACGAGAATGGCTTTTTTAATTTGGAGAAAGACAAAGAAGCATTGAGTGTTTACTTGGAAGAGATTCATGACAAAACCGTCCACTTTGATAGCGAATTAGCCCGCCTTCACTTCTTAGTTGCAAATCAGTTTTACTACAATGTATTTAATGACTATACAGAAGAACAGCTACAAGAGATTATCGACTTTGCGAACGAATTATCATTTGAGTTTGCGAGTTATATGTCTGCAAGTAAGTTTTTCAAAGATTACGCATTAAAAACAAATGATAAGTCGCAATATCTAGAAAACTATCACCAACACGTGACGATTGTATCGTTGTACTTGGCAAAAGGTGACGTTGCGTTAGCGAAACGCTTTGTTCAAGCGATGATTGACCAACGATATCAGCCAGCAACACCTACATTTTTAAATGCAGGTCGTGCGAGACGTGGTGAGTTGGTGTCATGTTTCTTGTTAGAAGTAGACGACAGTTTGAACTCGATCAACTTCATCGATTCGACAGCGAAGCAATTGAGTAAAATTGGTGGTGGTGTTGCGATTAACTTATCTAAGTTGCGTGCACGTGGTGAAGCAATCAAAGGTATCAAAGGTGTCGCAAAAGGGGTATTACCTGTTGCTAAAGCACTTGAAGGTGGCTTCAGCTATGCCGACCAACTCGGTCAACGTCCGGGTGCAGGTGCGGTGTATCTCAATATTTTCCATTACGACGTAGAAGAATTTTTAGATACGAAAAAAGTAAATGCCGATGAAGATTTACGTTTATCAACAATTTCAACAGGTTTAATCGTACCATCTAAGTTTTTTGACTTGGCGAAAGAGGGCAAAGATTTCTATATGTTTGCACCACATACGGTTGAACAAGAATATGGCATTACATTAGATGATATCAACATCGATGAATACTATGATCGTCTTGTTGAAAACCCAAATATTATGAAGAAACGTAAAGATGCACGTGAAATGTTGAATATGATTGCACAAACACAATTACAATCAGGATATCCGTATTTGATGTTCAAAGACAATGCGAACAAGGTGCATGCGAATAGCAATATCGGTCAAATTAAGATGAGTAACCTATGTACGGAGATTTTCCAACTTCAAGAAACATCTATTATTAATGATTATGGTATTGAAGATGAAATTAAACGTGACATTTCATGTAACTTAGGTTCACTAAATATCGTTAATGTGATGGAATCTGATAAGTTCCGTGACTCAGTTCATACAGGAATGGATGCATTAACAGTTGTAAGTGATGAAGCGAATATTCAGAATGCACCGGGTGTGAGAAAAGCAAACAGCGAACTTCACTCAGTAGGTCTTGGTGTGATGAACTTACACGGCTATTTGGCTAAAAACCAAATCAACTATGAGTCTGAAGAAGCGAAAGATTTTGCGAATGTGTTCTTTATGATGATGAACTACTATTCAATTGAACGTTCAATGCAAATTGCGAAAGAGCGCGGAGAAGCTTTCAAAGCCTTTGAACAATCTGACTATGCAAGTGGTCGTTATTTTGAACGTTACACGTCTGAAGACTTTTTACCACAATCTGATAAAGTAAAAGCATTGTTTGGACCGCATCAGATTCCAACACAAGAAGATTGGCGTGCATTAGAAGCGGATGTTAAAAAGTATGGTCTGTATCATGCGTATCGTTTGGCAATTGCACCAACGCAAAGTATTTCTTACGTACAAAACGCAACAAGTTCTGTTATGCCGATTGTCGATCAAATCGAACGACGTACGTACGGAAATGCAGAGACGTTCTACCCAATGCCATTCTTGTCACCACAAACAATGTGGTACTACAAGTCAGCATTCAATACAGATCAAATGAAGTTGATCGACTTGATTGCAACGATTCAAACACATATTGACCAAGGCATCTCAACAATTTTATATGTTAACTCAGATATTTCAACACGAGAATTGGCACGACTCTATGTTTATGCACATCATAAAGGGCTTAAATCACTCTACTATACGCGTAACAAATTGTTGAGTGTTGAAGAATGTACAAGCTGTGCGATATAGAAGGAATGACGTAATAGAGCGATGGACGATGCGTGACTATGTGTGATCAATGAACGATTGTCACGCCAACATCGCTGATGTTTAAATGATTCATATGTGAAAAATGATAGATAGGAGATTTTTATGTCAATGATTGCTGTTAATTGGAATACACAAGAAGACATGACGAATATGTTTTGGCGCCAAAACATCGCACAAATGTGGGTAGAAACGGAATTCAAGGTTTCTAAAGACATTGCAAGCTGGAAGACATTAACAGAAGCCGAACAAGATGCGTTTAAAAAGGCATTGGCAGGTTTAACAGGTTTAGACACGCATCAAGCAGATGACGGCATGCCTCTCATTATGATGCACACAAAGGATTTACGTAAAAAAGCAGTTTATTCGTTCATGGGAATGATGGAACAAATTCATGCGAAAAGTTACTCACACATTTTTACGACATTGTTACCGTCTAAAGAGACGAACGAATTGTTAGATAAATGGGTGTTAGAAGAACCACATTTGAAGTTCAAATCTGAAAAAATTGTCGGTAACTATCATAAATTATGGAAAAAAGAAGCCTCTATTTATGATCAATATATGGCACGTGTATCGAGTGTATTTTTAGAAACATTCTTGTTCTACTCTGGTTTTTACTATCCGCTATATCTAGCAGGACAAGGTCGTATGACAACATCTGGTGAGATTATTCGTAAAATTTTACTTGATGAGTCCATTCACGGTGTGTTCACAGGACTAGATGCACAAAGTTTACGCAATGAATTATCTGAGAGCGAAAAGCAACAAGCTGACCGTGAAATGTACAAGATGTTAGAAGAACTTTATGCGAATGAAGAATCATATACACGTAGTTTGTATGATCCAATTGGCTTAACTGAGGATGTCTTGAATTACGTTCGATATAATGGGAATAAAGCGTTGTCAAACTTAGGTTTTGAGCCGTATTTTGAAGAGAGAGAATTCAATCCAATCATTGAGAATGCGTTGGATACAACAACGAAAAACCATGATTTCTTCTCAGTAAAAGGTGACGGTTATACGTTAGCCTTGAATGTTGAAGCATTACGTGATGAAGACTTTTTATTTTAATGAACAAATAAAAGAAGCGGTGCGTACATATGTAGATATGTGCGCACCGCTTCTTTGCTATACTTCAAAATAATGATGGTAATGAAGTTGACATCGGCTGTTGAACAGGGCATGACAGTTGGGACACTGTGTATGGTCCATATAGCTTTGAATGGTCATTTCTTGCTGACAAACACCACAAAGAATAGCCTTCGTATCATCAAAGCTGTTTGCTGGCCACTGTTCAGCAGGATGTGCTTCCGCTTCATTATGGCAATGAATACAGGGATAGTACTTGTCACAACACTTGAACTTGATAGCGATGATATCAAGTTCAGTGTGATAATGCGTACACCGTGTTTCGTTGTCGACAGTTGTGCCATAAACGTATACCATCTGATTTATCCTTCATTTGATGTTTCATCAAGTGGTTCACCAATAATACGAACTTCACGTTCGAGCGTGACATCAAACTTTTCTTTAACAACTTGTTGGACGTGTTTGATGAGATTTTCATAATCAGTCGCTGTACCGTGATCGACATTAACCATGAAACCGGCATGTTTTTTAGACACCTCAACGCCACCCACACGGTGACCTTGTAGTGCTGCATCTTGGATCAGTTTGCCAGCGAAGTGACCCGGTGGACGTCGGAAAACACTACCGCATGAAGGGTATTCAAGTGGCTGTTTTGATTCACGTCGTTCTGTAAGGTCATCCATCACGGCTTGTATGTCTTCTTGTTTGCCAGGTGTTAGTGTAAAAGCAGCTTCAAGTACGACATAATGTTCACTTTGAATAATACTGTTGCGGTAGTCCAGAGCCAGTTCATTGTGTGTGAGTTGAAGCATGTTCCCTTTTTCATCGATGACACGTGCATAATCAATCACATCTTTGATTTCGCCACCGTATGCACCAGCATTCATGTATACAGCACCACCGACTGATCCGGGAATCCCACATGCAAATTCAAGACCTGTGAGTGACAGATCACGTGCTTTACGAGATACATCAATAATTGCGGCACCACTGCCTGCAATAATATTGGCATCTGAAGATTGAATATGATTGAGTTCAAGTAAGCTCAAGACGATGCCACGAATGCCACCATCACGAATAATGATGTTTGACCCGTTACCTAAATATGTCACAGGAATGTCATTGTTATAAGCATACTTCACCACTTGTTGAACATCTTCGTAATGTTTCGGTGAGATGTAAAAATCAGCAATGCCTCCTGTTTCTGTATACGTATATTTTTTCAATGGCTCATCAACTTTAATAATGTCTGAGGGGATCAGTTGTTTAAGGTCTTGCAAGATGTTCGAATTCATTCTGTGTAACATCCTTTCTATTATCATTATCTCTATTTTAACTGTTCTCGCTATGGAAAGTCATGTATCAGCCTTATAACAGCGTACGTAGTTGTGCAAAAAGTGATTGTTTTCCTTCTTCGTAATCTCTAATTTTTTGGCTATCTGTCAATAGTGCTTGCTTCTTTTCCGCAAAAAATGCACGTGCTTCTGATGATTCTGTTAGTAGCTGATCAATTGCAACATACTCGTCAAACAAAGGCGTGTTTCGCTGTATGATATGTAAGCGTACTTGTTGCTTCAAGTCGGATAGATTATGGAAGCGTGCCATCATTACTTTTTTATGGTACGTGTGATGCAAGCGATAAAACCCTGCGTAGTTAAGTCGTTTCTCATCTAATGACGTAATATCGTGTAAGTTATCAACGCCGACTAAAATATCCAAGATTGGTTCAGTCGGATAATTTAAATGTTTAGTTCCGCCAATATGTTGAGTGGACTTTATCGGAGAGTCTAACAACTCAAATAGTAGTGCACTGTATGACTCGTATTGACGTGCCGTTTCAGCTTTTATTAGATTGGTGACGAAGGGTTGAACATATGGGTACATAGTGGCCTCCTCATTATGTTGTACAATAATTCTGCATTACTATAACACATATTATTTTCAAGTTAAATATGTTTCGGTATAATACGAAATGTTAAGGGGGCTAACATGAAAAAGATAAAGAAGCTATTAACATTAAGTATGGTAAGTATCATGATGTTGACGGCATGTGGCGGACAATCCGATCGGGATAAAGAAGTGTTTGATGCACAACTATCACGTGTTGAAGCAAAAGAAAAAGCATTTAATGAAACATTAGATAATTTGGAGCTACAAAAATTGAATAAGTGGGTTAAAGGAGAAACCACGGATAAACATAAAGAATCATTTCAAGACTTAGAAGAAAACCTTCGTAAAGAATTAATACCCAAATTTAATGATTATCAGCAAGAAGCAGAGAAATTGCCAACATCTAATGACAAGTTAAAAGAGATAAAACGACTTTATATGAAGGGATTAGCGGGAAAGGAACAAGAGATTGAACGTCTTGAACAATTTGTATCACAATATATCAAATCAATAGAGACGAATGAAAATATTTTGAATGATACGCAATCATTTGAATCACATCGTGCACAAGTAGAAAGCTATATTGCAGATGCACAAACATCAGAAGCAGGGACAAAAGAAGCGGCTGCTTTGGAAGAAGTACTAAAGAAAAATAATGATGAGATTAAAAAAAGTGTAGAAGATGCAGGAGAGAATCCAGATGCCCAAGTATTTAAGACAAAGACAATTCCATTAATACAACAGCAAATTCGTGCGTTGAATCAAAAACAACTGCACAACAATTCGGTGAGTCATGCCCGTCAGAGTGCGATTGAGATGTATTATAATCTTGAACATTATTACAAGGAACGCACGAAGTCTATCGCATATAGTACGTCACTTGAGAAAGCAGATGTGAATACCTTGATGACAAATTCTAAAGATCTCAAACATTACGATCGTGCATTTCAACAAGCACATCAAGACTTGTAAGTGATTGAATAGGTGCCAAAAGGGGTATGGTTAATAGATAGCGGATGACGAACATCAGGAGACAGTCAGTTTGCATCAAAGCGTGTGACGAACAAACATATCAATATCGTACAAAAACACAACATAAATTAATGGTTAACAATAAGAATGATAATGTGTATAATGGTAAACGTTACGAAACGAATGTAAGATGGAAAGTTTGCCTAAGAGACGAATTGAAATTTTACTTAGAGGTGAAGAATAACATGGCGATTAAGCTAACTTCGATAGACCAATTCGAACAAGTCATTCATGACAATCATGATATTTTTATTTTGAAACATAGTGATACTTGTCCAATTTCAGAAAGTGCATTGGATCAATTTAACAAATTTTTGTATGAACGAGATATGGATGGTTTTTATGTAGTTGTAC
This genomic window contains:
- the queF gene encoding preQ(1) synthase; the encoded protein is MSEGRSKEDLQDITLLGNQNNTYNFDYRPDVLESFDNKHQGRDYFVKFNCPEFTSLCPITGQPDFATIYISYIPNVKMVESKSLKLYLFSFRNHGDFHEDCMNIIMNDLIDLMDPHYIEVWGKFTPRGGISIDPYTNYGRPNSKYEQMAEYRMMNHDLYPETIDNR
- a CDS encoding DMT family transporter, with the translated sequence MNAKMKGIIAILISAIGFSFMAVFFRLAGDLPVFQKSLARNFVAMFIPLFFILKYKQPFFGQLSSQPLLITRSMLGLTGVLLNIYAIDHMVLSDADILMKLNPFWTILLSLVILKEHIERYQFIAMIVAIIGMFFVVQPELSSDVIPAVIGLLSGIFAAAAYTAVRALSTREAPYTIVFYFSFFSVVALLPFVLFTYEPMTGMQITYLVFAGLSAAVGQIGVTVAYSYAPAKDISIFTYASILFTALIGFILFGESPDFYAVIGYVIILTASYYMFEVARRSTSPHRRQSQSKT
- the nrdI gene encoding class Ib ribonucleoside-diphosphate reductase assembly flavoprotein NrdI, whose translation is MKVVYYSFTGNVRRFLKRTELNNLYEITEKNASELVSEPFILVTGTIGFGEVPAPVMQFLAENHHLLKGVAASGNRNWGNNFAKAGVTISETYQVPLLMKFELHGTLKDTLEFKEKVVNFDESYGREAVQSY
- the nrdE gene encoding class 1b ribonucleoside-diphosphate reductase subunit alpha, coding for MKAMEEKQYNHIELNNEVTKRNENGFFNLEKDKEALSVYLEEIHDKTVHFDSELARLHFLVANQFYYNVFNDYTEEQLQEIIDFANELSFEFASYMSASKFFKDYALKTNDKSQYLENYHQHVTIVSLYLAKGDVALAKRFVQAMIDQRYQPATPTFLNAGRARRGELVSCFLLEVDDSLNSINFIDSTAKQLSKIGGGVAINLSKLRARGEAIKGIKGVAKGVLPVAKALEGGFSYADQLGQRPGAGAVYLNIFHYDVEEFLDTKKVNADEDLRLSTISTGLIVPSKFFDLAKEGKDFYMFAPHTVEQEYGITLDDINIDEYYDRLVENPNIMKKRKDAREMLNMIAQTQLQSGYPYLMFKDNANKVHANSNIGQIKMSNLCTEIFQLQETSIINDYGIEDEIKRDISCNLGSLNIVNVMESDKFRDSVHTGMDALTVVSDEANIQNAPGVRKANSELHSVGLGVMNLHGYLAKNQINYESEEAKDFANVFFMMMNYYSIERSMQIAKERGEAFKAFEQSDYASGRYFERYTSEDFLPQSDKVKALFGPHQIPTQEDWRALEADVKKYGLYHAYRLAIAPTQSISYVQNATSSVMPIVDQIERRTYGNAETFYPMPFLSPQTMWYYKSAFNTDQMKLIDLIATIQTHIDQGISTILYVNSDISTRELARLYVYAHHKGLKSLYYTRNKLLSVEECTSCAI
- the nrdF gene encoding class 1b ribonucleoside-diphosphate reductase subunit beta; the protein is MIAVNWNTQEDMTNMFWRQNIAQMWVETEFKVSKDIASWKTLTEAEQDAFKKALAGLTGLDTHQADDGMPLIMMHTKDLRKKAVYSFMGMMEQIHAKSYSHIFTTLLPSKETNELLDKWVLEEPHLKFKSEKIVGNYHKLWKKEASIYDQYMARVSSVFLETFLFYSGFYYPLYLAGQGRMTTSGEIIRKILLDESIHGVFTGLDAQSLRNELSESEKQQADREMYKMLEELYANEESYTRSLYDPIGLTEDVLNYVRYNGNKALSNLGFEPYFEEREFNPIIENALDTTTKNHDFFSVKGDGYTLALNVEALRDEDFLF
- a CDS encoding CHY zinc finger protein, whose amino-acid sequence is MVYVYGTTVDNETRCTHYHTELDIIAIKFKCCDKYYPCIHCHNEAEAHPAEQWPANSFDDTKAILCGVCQQEMTIQSYMDHTQCPNCHALFNSRCQLHYHHYFEV
- the murB gene encoding UDP-N-acetylmuramate dehydrogenase codes for the protein MLHRMNSNILQDLKQLIPSDIIKVDEPLKKYTYTETGGIADFYISPKHYEDVQQVVKYAYNNDIPVTYLGNGSNIIIRDGGIRGIVLSLLELNHIQSSDANIIAGSGAAIIDVSRKARDLSLTGLEFACGIPGSVGGAVYMNAGAYGGEIKDVIDYARVIDEKGNMLQLTHNELALDYRNSIIQSEHYVVLEAAFTLTPGKQEDIQAVMDDLTERRESKQPLEYPSCGSVFRRPPGHFAGKLIQDAALQGHRVGGVEVSKKHAGFMVNVDHGTATDYENLIKHVQQVVKEKFDVTLEREVRIIGEPLDETSNEG
- a CDS encoding GrpB family protein → MYPYVQPFVTNLIKAETARQYESYSALLFELLDSPIKSTQHIGGTKHLNYPTEPILDILVGVDNLHDITSLDEKRLNYAGFYRLHHTYHKKVMMARFHNLSDLKQQVRLHIIQRNTPLFDEYVAIDQLLTESSEARAFFAEKKQALLTDSQKIRDYEEGKQSLFAQLRTLL
- a CDS encoding EMYY motif lipoprotein; protein product: MKKIKKLLTLSMVSIMMLTACGGQSDRDKEVFDAQLSRVEAKEKAFNETLDNLELQKLNKWVKGETTDKHKESFQDLEENLRKELIPKFNDYQQEAEKLPTSNDKLKEIKRLYMKGLAGKEQEIERLEQFVSQYIKSIETNENILNDTQSFESHRAQVESYIADAQTSEAGTKEAAALEEVLKKNNDEIKKSVEDAGENPDAQVFKTKTIPLIQQQIRALNQKQLHNNSVSHARQSAIEMYYNLEHYYKERTKSIAYSTSLEKADVNTLMTNSKDLKHYDRAFQQAHQDL
- the ytxJ gene encoding bacillithiol system redox-active protein YtxJ; the protein is MAIKLTSIDQFEQVIHDNHDIFILKHSDTCPISESALDQFNKFLYERDMDGFYVVVQQDRALSNYIEEKTGIKHETPQALYFVEGDVVWHDSHQNINVSSLAEAEG